Proteins found in one Streptomyces sp. CB09001 genomic segment:
- a CDS encoding NAD(P)H-dependent oxidoreductase → MTLFRLDASILPAASASAEIADVVEAKWVAAHPGEEVVRRHLGTDPLSPHTWASAVVAGFIPESERTPAQREALADAKDLVEELASADAVVLAVPFYNFGVSQHFKTWVDLVIAAAGPTTPVLKGKPTVLVTVRGGGYGPGTPREGWDHSTPYLRRILADVWEADLTVIERELTLAATTPGMESLRDLAAELRTRALEEADKVGTGIATI, encoded by the coding sequence ATGACCCTGTTCCGACTCGATGCCAGCATCCTGCCCGCGGCTTCCGCCAGCGCGGAGATCGCCGACGTGGTCGAGGCCAAGTGGGTGGCAGCGCATCCCGGCGAAGAGGTGGTGCGCCGCCACCTGGGGACCGACCCGCTGTCGCCCCACACCTGGGCGAGTGCCGTCGTCGCCGGCTTCATCCCCGAATCGGAGCGCACTCCCGCCCAGCGTGAGGCGCTCGCGGACGCCAAGGATCTCGTCGAGGAGCTGGCGTCCGCGGATGCCGTCGTCCTGGCCGTGCCGTTCTACAACTTCGGCGTCTCCCAGCACTTCAAGACGTGGGTCGACCTGGTGATCGCCGCCGCAGGTCCGACCACGCCCGTTCTGAAGGGCAAGCCGACGGTGCTGGTCACCGTGCGCGGCGGCGGCTACGGCCCGGGCACCCCGCGCGAGGGCTGGGACCACTCCACCCCCTACCTCAGGCGCATCCTCGCCGATGTCTGGGAGGCCGATCTGACCGTCATCGAGCGTGAGCTCACCCTCGCGGCCACCACCCCCGGCATGGAAAGCCTGCGCGATCTTGCCGCCGAGCTGCGTACCAGGGCTCTCGAGGAAGCCGACAAGGTCGGCACCGGCATCGCCACCATCTGA
- a CDS encoding YceI family protein, with translation MSTQITPGHYTLDPARSTVRFRRKTFWGLTTVNGLFGSVQGTGTLASAGTADGGLVIDVASIDSKHTKRDTHLRSKDMLDAESFPKITFDADRITPTGLNSADVQGKLTVRGTSRKLSFPANFSPQGANAVVLRAAVEIDPAQFGLKNPLGMMKGSAVIDLDLRFTA, from the coding sequence ATGTCCACGCAGATCACGCCCGGCCACTACACACTCGACCCGGCACGCAGCACGGTCCGCTTCCGGCGAAAGACGTTCTGGGGCCTGACGACCGTCAACGGCCTCTTCGGCTCGGTGCAGGGCACCGGCACGCTCGCGTCGGCCGGTACCGCCGATGGCGGTCTCGTCATCGACGTCGCCTCGATCGACTCGAAGCACACCAAGCGCGACACCCACCTGCGCAGCAAGGACATGCTCGACGCCGAGTCGTTCCCGAAGATCACCTTCGACGCCGACCGCATCACGCCCACGGGCCTGAACTCGGCCGACGTCCAGGGCAAACTCACCGTCCGCGGGACCAGCCGAAAGCTGAGCTTCCCGGCGAATTTCAGCCCGCAGGGTGCCAATGCGGTCGTGCTGCGCGCCGCCGTCGAGATCGATCCGGCGCAGTTCGGGCTCAAGAACCCTCTCGGCATGATGAAGGGCTCGGCTGTCATCGATCTCGACCTGCGCTTCACCGCGTGA
- a CDS encoding NAD(P)-binding domain-containing protein, whose protein sequence is MSSISIVGTGNMARVLGSRALAGGNAVEVIGRDASKADALAREIGGGATAGTIGAAPAGDIVILAVPYAHAVPLVRQFGNALSGKVIVDITNPFNANITGLVTPEDSSAAQEIAKAAPADAHVVKAFNTVFGHVLAAYTPEDLRPLDVFIAGDDADAKARVSSFVESLALRPLDIGDVTSARWLEGTSVLLMRAMFGKAVDSNSFTVGLTVRG, encoded by the coding sequence ATGAGCAGCATCAGCATCGTCGGGACGGGGAACATGGCCCGCGTCCTGGGCAGCCGCGCACTCGCGGGCGGCAACGCGGTCGAGGTCATCGGCCGCGACGCTTCCAAGGCCGACGCTCTGGCGAGGGAGATCGGCGGCGGCGCCACGGCGGGGACGATCGGCGCGGCCCCGGCCGGCGACATCGTCATCCTCGCTGTGCCCTACGCCCACGCCGTACCGCTCGTGCGCCAGTTCGGCAACGCGCTGTCGGGCAAGGTGATCGTCGACATCACCAACCCGTTCAATGCGAACATCACGGGGCTGGTGACGCCCGAGGACAGTTCCGCCGCGCAGGAGATCGCCAAGGCCGCCCCCGCGGATGCGCACGTCGTCAAGGCGTTCAACACCGTCTTCGGCCACGTGCTGGCCGCCTACACGCCCGAGGACCTCCGCCCGCTGGACGTGTTCATCGCCGGCGACGACGCCGACGCCAAGGCGCGCGTGTCGTCGTTCGTCGAGAGCCTCGCGCTGCGCCCGCTCGACATCGGCGACGTGACGAGCGCTCGTTGGCTCGAAGGAACGAGCGTGCTGTTGATGCGCGCCATGTTCGGCAAAGCCGTCGACAGCAACAGCTTCACTGTCGGACTCACCGTTCGCGGCTGA
- a CDS encoding TetR/AcrR family transcriptional regulator, with protein sequence MSNQSARVRSMIETRRRILDVALDVLGENPDAGMGDIASAAGVVRRTVYDHFPSRLDLVKTLTEQAVTEVTAVLTDVNASGAEADATWVEFIARVWPVAHRYRVLLALRRGEYGEAIHGLLGPVDELLADLVKRGQDSEVFAQHLPAGILSQVAYGVVFALADSDLSDGTLGAQAATITSLLMLGVPETRAVALVGDQP encoded by the coding sequence GTGTCCAATCAGTCCGCTCGTGTGCGCTCGATGATCGAGACCCGCCGTCGCATCCTCGACGTTGCCCTCGATGTCCTGGGAGAGAACCCCGACGCCGGAATGGGCGACATCGCCTCCGCTGCCGGCGTGGTCCGTCGCACGGTCTATGACCATTTCCCCTCGCGCCTCGACCTGGTTAAAACACTCACGGAACAGGCTGTCACCGAGGTGACGGCCGTACTCACCGACGTCAACGCCTCCGGCGCGGAAGCGGACGCGACGTGGGTCGAATTCATCGCCCGCGTCTGGCCGGTGGCCCACCGGTACCGAGTGCTGTTGGCGCTGCGCCGTGGCGAGTACGGCGAGGCGATCCACGGTCTGCTCGGGCCAGTCGATGAGCTCCTCGCCGACCTCGTGAAACGGGGCCAGGACAGCGAAGTGTTCGCGCAGCACCTGCCGGCGGGCATTCTGAGCCAGGTTGCCTACGGCGTCGTGTTCGCCCTTGCGGACAGTGACCTGTCGGACGGGACCCTCGGCGCCCAAGCAGCGACGATCACGAGCCTGCTCATGCTGGGAGTTCCCGAGACGCGCGCAGTCGCTCTCGTGGGCGACCAGCCCTGA
- a CDS encoding epoxide hydrolase family protein translates to MTAPVPPPATLVRPFTVTIPESEIDDVKQRLARTRWPDPETVGDWSQGVRVENARSLVDYWERGYDWRRFESGLNRFPQFLTEIDGLDIHFIHVRSKNLNAMPLILTHGWPGSIVEFLKLIGPLTDPVSFGGDAADSFDVVVPSLPGFGFSQKPTETGWTVSRIAGAWAELMKRLGYTRWAAQGGDWGAVVTTALGAMQPEGLLGIHLNTQYAFPAQIPDTLTPEQRYAVETLALYAGDLGGSNHLQGTKPETVGFALADSPAGQAAWIYEKFQSKTDNHGLAEDALSRDDMLDAISLYWFTNSAASSGRIYWENKSLTFAGPKVTLPVAVTVFPRDIPRVPRSWIEETYSNLIHYGEADKGGHFAALEQPEILVTEIRTGLRALRS, encoded by the coding sequence ATGACCGCACCGGTGCCACCCCCCGCGACCCTCGTCCGCCCGTTCACCGTCACGATCCCCGAATCGGAGATCGACGACGTCAAGCAGCGACTGGCCAGAACTCGATGGCCGGATCCGGAGACGGTGGGCGACTGGTCGCAAGGGGTTCGCGTGGAGAACGCCAGATCTCTGGTCGACTACTGGGAGCGCGGCTACGACTGGCGACGCTTCGAGTCCGGCCTCAATCGCTTCCCCCAATTCCTGACCGAGATTGATGGGCTGGACATCCACTTCATCCACGTCAGGTCCAAGAATCTCAACGCGATGCCGCTGATACTCACGCACGGATGGCCAGGCTCGATCGTCGAGTTCCTGAAGCTGATCGGCCCGCTGACCGATCCGGTTTCGTTCGGGGGAGACGCCGCCGATTCATTCGACGTCGTCGTCCCGTCGCTCCCGGGGTTCGGGTTCTCCCAGAAGCCCACGGAGACCGGGTGGACGGTATCGCGCATCGCCGGCGCATGGGCGGAGCTGATGAAGCGACTCGGCTACACGAGATGGGCCGCGCAGGGCGGCGATTGGGGTGCCGTCGTCACCACCGCCCTGGGGGCCATGCAGCCTGAGGGGCTTCTCGGAATTCATCTGAACACCCAGTACGCCTTTCCCGCACAGATACCCGACACCTTGACGCCCGAACAGCGCTACGCCGTGGAGACCCTCGCCCTCTACGCCGGTGATCTCGGCGGGTCGAACCACCTTCAGGGCACGAAGCCGGAGACTGTCGGTTTCGCCCTGGCGGACTCTCCGGCCGGCCAGGCGGCCTGGATCTACGAGAAGTTCCAGTCCAAGACCGACAACCACGGGCTCGCCGAGGATGCTCTCAGCCGCGACGACATGCTCGATGCGATTTCCCTCTACTGGTTCACCAACAGCGCAGCGTCGTCCGGCCGCATCTACTGGGAGAACAAATCGCTCACTTTCGCCGGACCGAAGGTGACGCTTCCGGTCGCGGTGACCGTCTTCCCGAGGGACATCCCACGCGTGCCACGTAGCTGGATCGAAGAAACTTACAGCAACCTGATCCACTACGGCGAGGCCGACAAGGGCGGGCACTTCGCGGCCTTGGAACAGCCCGAAATCCTGGTCACCGAAATCCGCACCGGCCTGCGCGCCCTTCGTTCCTGA
- a CDS encoding cytochrome b/b6 domain-containing protein, translating into MPPRPDSAEGSPPSRAGRLLRFTASARWAHHATALLAGVCVFTAACLYISPLSQLVGRRPLVTVVHEWSGIALPVPVLVGMVSRALRSDLRRLGRFAPHDRRWLRAAVRRTGTTNIPSGKFNAGQKLYASWTAGAGLVMVGTGLLLWFPELASLSVRMGATFVHDWLALTIAVVLAGHVWKAAGDPGAREGMWRGTVSRTWADREHRLWRQEMDGRTDEDPLTDTRTDPRTDAAGEKGGSGADDRGRRSSPA; encoded by the coding sequence ATGCCCCCACGGCCTGACTCCGCCGAAGGTTCGCCCCCGTCACGGGCCGGCCGGCTGCTGCGCTTCACCGCCTCGGCACGCTGGGCCCATCACGCCACCGCGCTCCTGGCGGGGGTGTGCGTCTTCACGGCCGCGTGCCTGTACATTTCGCCGCTCTCCCAGCTCGTCGGCCGCCGGCCGCTGGTGACCGTGGTGCACGAGTGGTCCGGAATCGCGCTTCCCGTACCGGTGCTGGTGGGCATGGTGTCCCGAGCACTGCGCTCGGACCTGCGGCGGCTCGGCCGTTTCGCGCCCCACGACCGACGCTGGCTGCGGGCAGCGGTCCGTCGCACCGGCACGACGAACATCCCTTCCGGCAAGTTCAACGCCGGCCAGAAGCTCTACGCCTCCTGGACGGCGGGCGCGGGACTGGTCATGGTGGGGACGGGGCTGCTGCTCTGGTTCCCCGAACTGGCCTCCCTGTCCGTCCGCATGGGCGCGACCTTCGTGCACGACTGGCTCGCGCTGACGATCGCGGTGGTGCTGGCCGGTCACGTCTGGAAGGCGGCCGGTGACCCCGGGGCCCGGGAGGGCATGTGGCGGGGGACGGTCTCGCGGACCTGGGCCGACCGGGAACACCGCTTGTGGCGGCAGGAGATGGACGGCCGCACCGATGAAGATCCGCTGACGGACACACGCACGGATCCGCGCACGGACGCCGCCGGGGAGAAGGGCGGCTCCGGGGCGGACGACAGGGGCCGACGGTCCTCACCGGCGTGA
- a CDS encoding molybdopterin-dependent oxidoreductase, with protein MLGMLGLGALGVVAGGPIQDVVAKGIDTVAQKDPTGLANLLPGNRFRYYTVTSDTPEMDETTYRLQIGGLVDKETTFRLSDLAALPQTRLVRDVQCVTGWRVPKTPFAGVRLSTLLDAVGVSPRAKAIRFTCFDGAYTESLTLEQARHPEVLVATSMEDEPVTHAHGGPVRLYVAPMYFYKSAKWLSGIDATDKVIPGYWERRGYDVDAWVGRSNGRDDAPTA; from the coding sequence ATGCTGGGCATGCTCGGGCTGGGCGCCCTCGGCGTCGTGGCCGGGGGTCCGATCCAGGACGTGGTCGCCAAGGGCATCGACACCGTGGCGCAGAAGGATCCGACGGGCCTGGCGAACCTGTTGCCGGGGAACCGTTTCCGGTACTACACGGTCACTTCCGACACCCCCGAGATGGACGAGACGACCTACCGTCTCCAGATCGGCGGCCTGGTGGACAAGGAGACAACCTTCCGACTGTCCGACCTGGCCGCGCTGCCCCAGACCCGGCTGGTGCGGGACGTGCAGTGCGTGACCGGCTGGCGGGTGCCGAAGACGCCGTTCGCCGGAGTGCGCCTGTCCACCCTCCTGGACGCCGTGGGCGTGTCGCCCAGGGCCAAGGCCATCCGGTTCACCTGCTTCGACGGCGCCTACACCGAGAGCCTCACCCTCGAACAGGCCCGGCATCCCGAAGTGCTGGTGGCCACCAGCATGGAGGACGAGCCGGTCACCCACGCCCACGGCGGCCCGGTCCGGCTCTACGTGGCCCCGATGTACTTCTACAAGTCCGCCAAGTGGCTGTCCGGCATCGACGCCACCGACAAGGTGATCCCCGGCTACTGGGAACGCCGTGGCTACGACGTGGACGCATGGGTGGGACGCTCGAACGGACGTGACGATGCCCCCACGGCCTGA
- a CDS encoding serine hydrolase domain-containing protein, translating to MSKPSRRRTLTALSGVAAALALSVPAADALTSHTTATPAEHSQDAFKSRTDAAVRKSLTSLVKKDGFPGALASLSDPDGRARNYTAGVGNLKTRSKVPTDGQVRIASNTKMFTATVVLQLVGEGRIDLDVPIETYLPGLVRGDGIDGHDITVRQLLQHTSGLADYDEEVVQDYLTKQQHRYFEPRELVEFGLGKKALFAPGTGWSYSNTNYVLAGLLVQKVTGRPIGEEITNRVIEPLGLRHTYWPGVGDQTIKGRHPHGYFATAPNTPYTDVTEQDPSAGWAAGGLIGTPSDLNRFLTALLDGKLLEPEQLKEMKTTVDAPDLDTVGDGHYGLGLATFKLSCGGYAWTHGGNAPGYTTRNAVTEDGRAATIAVTALPTALPAAEHIEAALDTALCTR from the coding sequence ATGTCCAAGCCCAGCCGACGTCGTACCCTGACCGCCCTGAGCGGGGTCGCCGCGGCCCTCGCCCTGTCCGTGCCCGCGGCCGACGCGTTGACGAGCCACACGACCGCCACCCCGGCCGAGCACAGCCAGGACGCCTTCAAGAGCCGGACCGACGCTGCCGTCCGCAAGAGCCTCACGTCACTGGTGAAGAAGGACGGCTTCCCGGGCGCGCTCGCCTCCCTCAGCGATCCGGACGGCCGCGCCCGCAATTACACGGCGGGAGTGGGCAACCTGAAGACCAGGTCCAAGGTGCCCACCGACGGCCAGGTGCGCATCGCCAGCAACACCAAGATGTTCACCGCGACCGTGGTCCTGCAACTGGTCGGTGAGGGCAGGATCGACCTCGACGTGCCGATCGAGACGTACCTGCCGGGTCTGGTGCGCGGCGACGGCATCGACGGCCACGACATCACCGTGCGCCAGCTGCTCCAGCACACCAGCGGACTGGCCGACTACGACGAGGAGGTCGTGCAGGACTACCTGACCAAGCAGCAGCACCGCTACTTCGAGCCCCGCGAGCTCGTCGAGTTCGGGCTCGGCAAGAAGGCGCTGTTCGCCCCCGGCACCGGCTGGAGCTACAGCAACACCAACTACGTCCTGGCCGGCCTCCTCGTGCAGAAGGTCACCGGCCGCCCCATCGGTGAGGAGATCACCAACCGCGTCATCGAGCCGCTGGGCCTGCGCCACACCTACTGGCCCGGCGTCGGCGACCAGACCATCAAGGGCCGCCACCCTCATGGGTACTTCGCCACCGCGCCCAACACCCCCTACACCGACGTCACCGAGCAGGACCCCTCCGCCGGCTGGGCCGCGGGAGGGCTCATCGGCACCCCCAGCGACCTGAACCGGTTCCTCACCGCGCTCCTCGACGGCAAGCTCCTCGAACCGGAACAGCTCAAGGAGATGAAGACCACCGTCGACGCCCCCGACCTCGACACCGTCGGCGACGGCCACTACGGCCTCGGCCTGGCCACCTTCAAGCTCAGCTGCGGCGGCTACGCCTGGACCCACGGCGGCAACGCCCCCGGCTACACCACCCGCAACGCCGTGACCGAGGACGGCCGGGCGGCCACCATCGCCGTCACCGCGTTGCCCACGGCCCTGCCCGCCGCCGAGCACATCGAGGCCGCCCTCGACACCGCGCTCTGCACCCGCTGA